The genome window ACGGTCGTCGGGCTGATATTGATCAACTTAGCGATCTCACTCCTGGATATGGGGCCTTCCCTCCGGATGATATTAAGAATAAGAAAGCGGTTCCATTCTTGGATAAACTTCAAATCCCCCGTTTTTGTGACTTTCATGCCCATCCCTTCGTCTCAACCGGAAGTCAATTTGTCGAAGCCCGTTAGTTTTTCCAATGAAAAAATTATCTTTATCCAGCTTCATTATAAGCGCTTACATTATGACTAGTCAATCATTTCATAAAATTTTCAAGAATTTCGATGGCGGCCAACACTTGTTCACTGCTGACCCGTTCCGAAGGAATCCCTTTTACCATGCAGTCGATAAAATGAGACAGTTCCCGGTAAAATATCCCGGTGGGGGGCAAGTTAATACCCGTGGGGATGAGCACATCCTCCTTCAAGTCAAATACTTTCGCTTCTCCTTCCGGCGGGAATAGCACGACCTTTTCCCCGTCGTATTCGATCAGTCCATCTTCCAAATAAATCCGCCACCCCGCCCGGAAAGGGATACCGGCATTGTACCAAGCGGCTTCGGCCGTTACGTGCAACCCGTCGAATCCATATTGGATCCGGTACGCTTCTTTGTACGGCAATCCTTCTCGTCCGCAGCTTGTATAGGTGAAAGACTGAGGTTTGCCGAACAGGCTGATGATTAAATCCAGATCATGGATATGCAAATCAAAGGGAATTAACCCGCTTTTTTCTTTGTCGAAAAGCCAGCTCTCGCTCGACCATTTCGGCGTTGCCGACAGCCTCCAGAAATAGCCGTCGAGCGGTTTTCCGTATTTCCCGCTTTCCACTGCTTCTCGGAGAATTTCCGTTTCTTTCGTGAATTGCAAGACATGACCCACAAACAAAAGCCGGTTTTTTTCCTCGGCTAATGCGTACATTTCTTCCGCATCTTTTTTCTGGAGGGCGATCGGTTTTTCCACGATGACATGCTTCTCAAGCTTCAAAGCTTCCATCACATGTTGTTTGTGAAGATACGTCGGCGTGCACACATCGACGCAGTCGATTCGTTCCTTTTCTGCCATTTCTTCAACAGAGGAATACGGAGTCAAGCCGAATTTTTTCGCCCGTTCTTTTCCCTCTTCCGTGTTGCAGACGGCGGCCACTACCCGGCAACCGTCGATATGACGGTAATTGTGGTAATGAACGGTTCCCATGCCGCCCAAACCGACGATCCCAATGTTGATCATGCCGTGATCGCCTCCTCCGTCAAAATTCCAAACCCAGTTTTTTCAAATATCGATAGGAATCACGGACCGCCTGGTCGACCTCGGCCAAGTCCTTGGCACCGTCCGTGGTGAATTCGATTTCGATGCTCAAGGGGCAATCGTTGCCCGACTTTTCCAATAAATCGATGATCGCAGAAAAATTAACCGTCCCTTTTCCGATGGCGGGGAAATTCCATTCGTTATGCGCTCCGGCTTTATCCTTCAAATGAATGTGGCCGATCTTGTCGACGCAGGCTTTCATATCTTCCAACACATCGACATTGCCATAATAGATGACGTTGGCGGTGTCGTAATTGATCACGACCCTTGGGGAGTCCACCAGGTTGACGATCTCCATGATTTGTTTGCCGGTAGCGTGTTTTCCGTGGTTTTCCAATCCGAGCACCAAATCGTATTTTTCCAAGTATGGGACGATTTCTTTGATATGTTCCGCCACCTCGTCATCGCCAATTTCTGCCCGGTCTTTCAAATGGGCTTCCCCGATGGAGGAAATAATGTAATCGCATTCAAAAAAAGCCGCCAATTGGATATTCAGGATGAAATCCTCCAATCGTCCCCGATCCATCAAGTTGCAATGGCCGCTCATCGAAAAGGGGGTAATTCCGTAATCCTCCAATTCTTGTTTGATCTTGCACAGTTCGTCGAAACTCATCGTCGGAAAAACATGCTCCGTCCATCCTTTCGTAGCCGTCAACTCGATATAGCGGAATCCGGCATCCCGAGTGCCCCGGATCGCATCCCGCAAGGAGTACCCGTGATACGTGTTCGAGTTGACCGCAATGATCCGATGCATGCCCGTCGCTCCTTTCTTTTTATAGATCATTGGTATATTTCGACAATAAACTCTACAATCCTTCTATATGTTACAAAAAAGTCATATTTGTGCGAATAATGTCGTCCTTAACAGAGATTCCTATCAATAGGAGGGATAACCCGAGATTTTCATATTTATGGATTTCATGTTCCGAGAGACCCAAAGTTTGTCTTCCGCTCCTTCAAGATTCCGCGTCTCCGCGGACACCCTTGCGTTAAACTGACTGATGCTTCTGCCATCGCGACTCAGGACTTTCACCCTATAGCGAAGCGTGCTGTCACAAACACAAAAGACGGTCCAGCAAACAGCTGAACCGTCTTCTTCCGCGGATCCCGGCGCGGGGATCCGTTATTGCAGCACATGGGCATAATGTTTGCGGACAATCGAGGCGCAACGGCGGCACAAGGTCGGATGTTCTTCGTCGGTGCCCACGTCCGTCGTGACCATCCAGCAGCGCTGGCAAGTTTCTCCGTCCGCTTTGGATACGGCGATGGCCAATTGATCCGTTTGATAAACCCCGTCCGGCGCTTCTTCCAGGCTCCCTGCGATTTCGAACTTGGAGACGATGAAAATTTGCCCGAGATTTTCCTGGAAGGAATCCAGGAACTGCCGGATTTCCGGGGTCACGTACATGGAGACCTTCGCCTCCAGCGATTTCCCGATCCGTTTTTCGTTCCTGGCCAGCTCCAGCGCCTTCAACACATGATCCCGCAATTTCATGAAACGGTCCCATTTTTGCAAAATTTTCTCTTCATCTTCGAAGGTTCGGGCCTCCGGAAAATCGGTCAATTGGACGCTTTCCTCTTTTACGCCGGGAATGTATCCCCACACTTCCTCGGCGGTATGGACCAGGATCGGCGCCAAGAGTTTGACCGTCGCCGTCAAACATTCGTAGATGACCGTCTGCATGGCGCGGCGGGCCGGGCTGTTCATTTCTTCGATGTACAGCACGTCCTTGGCGAAATCCAAGTAGAAGGCGCTCAAATCGACTGTCATGAATTTATTGATCTCATGATAAATGTCGGAGAAGTTGTAATTGTCGTAACAGCTTCGGATCGTCCTGATCAGCCGGTTTAATTTGACGAGCATATACCGGTCGACTTCCCGGAGCCGCTCATAGGGCACGGCGTCTTTTTCCGGATCGAAATCGGCCAAATTGCCGAGCATGAACCGGAACGTGTTCCGGATTTTCCGGTAGACTTCGGACACCTGTTTGAAATTGTCCATAAACACCTTGACGTCGGCCGTATAATCCACCGAGGATACCCAGAGCCGGAGCACATCCGCGCCGAATTGCCTGGTGATTTCTTCCGGGGAGATGACGTTCCCGAGGGATTTGGACATCTTCCGCCCTTCCCCGTCGACGGTGAAACCGTTGCTTAAGACGGCCCGGTAGGGCGCGTGGCCCAAAACGGCGACGCTGGTGATCAGGCTGGAATTAAACCAGCCCCGGTATTGGTCGGATCCTTCCAGGTACACATCCGCCGGATGGTGCAGCTCCTCCCTCGTTTTCAACACGGCGTAATGGGAAGAGCCGGAGTCGAACCAGACATCCATGATATCCTTCTCTTTCCGGAAAATGCCGTTGGGGCTTCCCGGATGTTCGAAGCCTTCCGGCAGCAGGTCCTTGGCGTCCCATTCGAACCAAATGTTGGATCCGTGGCGTTCAAACAGTTGAGCCACATGCTCGATCGTCTCGTCGGTAATGATCGCTTCCCCGTTTTCGGCGTAGAAGACGGGGATCGGCACCCCCCATAGGCGTTGGCGGGAAATGCACCAGTCGCCCCGGTCGCGGATCATGTTATAGAGCCTGGTTTCCCCCCATTTGGTGTACCACCGGACATTTTGGATTTCCTTCAGCAGCTGTTCCCGGATCGGGTCAATGGAAGCGAACCATTGCATCGTCGCCCGGAAAATGACCGGTTTTTTCGTGCGCCAGTCGTGGGGGTAGGAGTGGGTGATGAAACCGAGCTTCAATAAAGCGCCGACTTCCTCCAGTTTTTTCGTCACCGCTTTATTCGCCTCGTCGTAAAACAGGCCTTCGAAGCCCGGCGCCTCTTTCGTGAAATACCCCCGGTCGTCGATGGGGCTCAAGACACCGAGCCCGTATTTTTGCCCCACATAGAAGTCTTCTTCCCCGTGGCCGGGCGCGGTGTGAACGCAGCCGGTACCCGAATCCTTCGTCACGTGTTCCCCGAGGACGACGAGGGAATCCCGGTCATAGAAAGGATGTTTGGCCACCACATATTCCAATTGTTCCCCCCGGACGGTTTTCACCCGTTCGTAAGTTTCCCATCCCAGCTCCCGGGCCACGTCCTGGAGAAGGTCTTCTGCGAGGAGGTACTTCTCCCCTTTTACCTCCACGACCGCATAGGCGAATTCCGGATGGACGGCGATCCCCAGGTTGGCCGGGATCGTCCAGGGCGTCGTCGTCCAGATAATGATCTTCGTTCCTTCCTCCAGAACTCCTTTCCCGTCCTTGACGGCAAAGGCGACATAGATGGACGGCGAACGTTTGTCCTTATATTCGATCTCCGCTTCCGCCAAGGCCGATTCGGAGGAGGGGGACCAATAGACGGGCTTTAACCCTTTGTAAATATATCCCTTTTTCGCCATTTCGCCGAAGACCCGGATCTGCTGGGCCTCATACTTCGGGTCGAGGGTCAGGTAGGGGCGGTCCCAATCGCCCCTGACGCCCAGCCGTTTGAATTGCCGGCGCTGGTTATCCACCTGCTCCAAGGCGTACTTCTCGCACAGCTTCCGGAATTCGGTCGCGGACATCCCTTTCCGGTCGACCCCTTTATTGACCAAAACCTGCTCGATGGGCAGCCCGTGGGTATCCCAGCCGGGCACATAAGGGGCGTCATAGCCCGACATGGATTTCGAACGGACGATAAAGTCCTTCAAGATTTTATTCAACGCATGGCCCATGTGGATATCGCCGTTGGCGTAAGGGGGGCCGTCGTGCAGAACGAATTTTTTCCGGCCCTTCGTCCGGGCCTGAACCTTTTCGTAGATCCTCATAGTTTCCCATTTTTCCTGGATTTCCGGCTCCTTCTTCGGCAGATTGGCCTTCATCGGGAAATCCGTTTTCGGCATCAGCAGCGTTTTTTTATAATCCAACGCGAACTCTCCTTTCCAACAGCCTTTTCTTCCATCTTTCCATACGAAGGGAACGGTTAAACTTCGGAACAGCCGCTTCCGCAACGCGGGTGGAATCGGGTTTTGCGGGCCGCCGGCGGTCCGCCGGCAGGGAGGCCTTTTGCCAACCCGGGCGAAATCCCCGATCGGGGGGGCGAATAAAAAAACCTTCTCTCCCTGCTTGGGACGAGAAGGTTCCCGCGGTACCACCCAAATAGACATGAAATGTCCACTCTGATTTCGTAACGTGAAATGGACGCCTCCGCCTACTTGGGTTTTCCCGTTCAGCGGGGAACTCGAGGGTGATTTTCCAATTTCCTTTTTAATCAGGCTCCCACCATCCCTGACTCGCTTGGTAAAAAGGGAAATTGTACTCGTCCCTCTCATCGTTTTTCGCCTTATGCTGTTTTTCGCCCTTTGCTTTCGGATTATATTGTATTATAAGAAATGGCCTTCACCTTCGTCAAGTGGCGGAGAAACCATCTTCAACCTTTCGCGTAAAGGTCTTCCTTGTCCTCATCCAACGATTTCAATTCGGTCGCGTCCGTATCGTATTCCATTAGCTTGTCCCAATCTTCGGAGTTGATCATGTCCAGCTGGGCTTCGATCAACATTTTGAACCGGTTGCGGAACACCTTCGACTGCTTTTTCAGCTCCTCGATTTCCAGGGCGATCTTCCTCGCCTTCGACAAGGCTTCGTTGACGATCCGGTCCGCGTTTTTCTCCGCCTCCCGGATGATCAATTTCGCCTCTTTCTGGGCGTTCTGTTTCACTTCTTCGGCGGTTTCTTGGGCGATGATGATGGATTTGTTCAGCGTCTCTTCGATATGGGTGAAATGGGCGAGCCTTTCTTCCAGCTGCTTGACCTTGTCTTCCAGTTCCTTCTTTTCGCGGATGATCATTTCGTAATCTTTGATCACCTGATCCAAAAACTCATTGACTTCGTCTTCGTCATAACCGCGGAAACCGCGGGAAAAAACTTTGTTATGTATGTCGATCGGCATTAACGGCATCCTTGCCACCTCCAGTTCTCATTCCCTGTAATGGTTAGTTTTTCGACAAAAGCGGGGAATATCCTTCTTTTTTTCGCATCATTTTTGCTTTCCGATCAATAAACGCCATTTTTCCTTTTTCGTTTTCGCGGAGCCGAGGATTTTGATCCTGCCGAAGCCCCGCACGGAAATGACATCCCCTTCCCGCAAGGGATAATCGCAGTCCTCGGTCTGCTTCCAATTGACCTTCACCAGGCCTTGCCGGATCATCTGCTGGACCTTTTGCCTCGCCAGGTTGACGGAAGCGGACAAGACCGCATCGAGCCTCAAGGAAGAACTTACAACGGAAGATTCCTTCCAGGTTTCCCGGGGAGGTAGCGCCTTTTCCAAAGGGATTTCGGCGACGTTAACCCCGGTGTTGCCGACTTTATCCAAATGGAACGTGAAGTAGGAAGCCAGCTCTTTGGCGGCGAAAAATTGAATCCGGTCCGCCGCCACGATGATGTCGCCGATCTTGCTTCTTTTTACGCCCGATCCCATGATCGCGCCCAGCACGTCCCGGTGTGTCAAGGAAGAAAATTTCGGCACGGCGAATTCCAGCAGCGCGATCTGGAAATCCTCCGGTTCCGGAACAAAATATTCCGGGAAGATGAGGGCCCGCTTCCTTTCGTTGCCGGGGCCGCCGCCGAACAGCTCCCAGCCGATTCCTTTCCCGAGGACGGCCGACAAAATATGCTGCTCCCGCGGATCGAGAAAATCGGTCAGTTTGGGGGCATAGCTGTCCTCCACGGCCATTTTCCAGTCCAAAACCTGATCGATGAAGACTTTCTCTTCCGGGCGGAAATGCTGATACAAAGACATGGCGATAAACCGGATCCCCTTTGTCTGGTCAGAACCAGAATTTTATGGTTTGCAAGCCGTGCATGGCCAGCTGCAAGACGATGAGCGCAAAAATCGGAGAGATGTCCACGAAACCAAGGGGCGGTATGAAACGGCGGAACGGTTCCAGATAGGGTTCGCAAATATTTGCCAGCATCTGCCCCAGCTGGGTTTCGCGGGCGTTGGGGACCCAGGACATGAAAATATAGATGATCAGCAGATAAAAATAGAGGGTAAACAATTTCGCGATGATATCGATTATGAGATCCATCCGTCTTATTACAACCCCTTGTGAAGATTTTCGTCATGAACCAGGTAATCGGAAACGTTCCCGGAGATTTCGACATTTTCCGGCGCGCAGATAAAGATATGGTCCCCGATCCGCTGGATGTCGCCGCCGATGGCGTAGACCGTGCCGCTCAAAAAATCGACGACGCGCCGGGCTTGGTCATGATCCAGCCGCTGCAAGTTGACGACGACCGCCCTTCGGTTTTTCAAATGGTCGGCAATATGCTGGGCCTCCGCATACATCCGCGGTTCGAAAAGGATGAGCTTCGCCGTCTTTTGGACGCTTTGGAGATTGACGACGTTTTTCCTTTCGTTCCGCGGCGGTTTCGCCGGAAGCTGTTCGTATTCGGCCTCCAGCTCATCTTCCAGAAATTCTTCATCAAGGGAAAAAAACGATTTGATTTTCGATTTGATGCTCATCGTCTCACTCCTTTATTTTCCCCGACCAGGAGGGTGCCGATGCGGACGAAGGTCGCCCCTTCTTCCACGGCGATTTCAAAATCGTTGGACATCCCCATGGACAATTCCTTGCATGGGGCGAAAGGATAGGATTGCCGTTGGACGGTTTCCTGCAGCTTCTTCAGCCTGCGGAACACCGAACGGATCAGCCCCCTGTCCTCCGTATAGGGTGCGATCGTCATCAAACCTTCTACTTTTATATTCGGATATTGTGCCAACTTTTCAATAAAGGGCAAGGTTTCCTCTTCAAGGATGCCGTGTTTTGTCGATTCTTTGGAAATGTTGACCTGAACGAAACAAGGCACCGGCCTTTTGGCCCGCTTATCGATTTCCCGGGCCAGGCTCAGCCGGTCGAGGGAATGGATATAGTCCGCGTAATCGATGATGTCTTTCACTTTTCTTGACTGCAGCGTGCCGATGAAGTGCCACGTGGCTTCTTTTCCGATGGCGGCGTATTTATGTAAAAATTCGTTGGAGCGGTTTTCTCCCA of Caldibacillus debilis DSM 16016 contains these proteins:
- a CDS encoding YlmH family RNA-binding protein is translated as MSLYQHFRPEEKVFIDQVLDWKMAVEDSYAPKLTDFLDPREQHILSAVLGKGIGWELFGGGPGNERKRALIFPEYFVPEPEDFQIALLEFAVPKFSSLTHRDVLGAIMGSGVKRSKIGDIIVAADRIQFFAAKELASYFTFHLDKVGNTGVNVAEIPLEKALPPRETWKESSVVSSSLRLDAVLSASVNLARQKVQQMIRQGLVKVNWKQTEDCDYPLREGDVISVRGFGRIKILGSAKTKKEKWRLLIGKQK
- a CDS encoding YggS family pyridoxal phosphate-dependent enzyme, encoding MAVAENVALVKERIERALERAGRKPGDVRIVAVTKTATVETARELLQNGITHLGENRSNEFLHKYAAIGKEATWHFIGTLQSRKVKDIIDYADYIHSLDRLSLAREIDKRAKRPVPCFVQVNISKESTKHGILEEETLPFIEKLAQYPNIKVEGLMTIAPYTEDRGLIRSVFRRLKKLQETVQRQSYPFAPCKELSMGMSNDFEIAVEEGATFVRIGTLLVGENKGVRR
- the ileS gene encoding isoleucine--tRNA ligase; amino-acid sequence: MDYKKTLLMPKTDFPMKANLPKKEPEIQEKWETMRIYEKVQARTKGRKKFVLHDGPPYANGDIHMGHALNKILKDFIVRSKSMSGYDAPYVPGWDTHGLPIEQVLVNKGVDRKGMSATEFRKLCEKYALEQVDNQRRQFKRLGVRGDWDRPYLTLDPKYEAQQIRVFGEMAKKGYIYKGLKPVYWSPSSESALAEAEIEYKDKRSPSIYVAFAVKDGKGVLEEGTKIIIWTTTPWTIPANLGIAVHPEFAYAVVEVKGEKYLLAEDLLQDVARELGWETYERVKTVRGEQLEYVVAKHPFYDRDSLVVLGEHVTKDSGTGCVHTAPGHGEEDFYVGQKYGLGVLSPIDDRGYFTKEAPGFEGLFYDEANKAVTKKLEEVGALLKLGFITHSYPHDWRTKKPVIFRATMQWFASIDPIREQLLKEIQNVRWYTKWGETRLYNMIRDRGDWCISRQRLWGVPIPVFYAENGEAIITDETIEHVAQLFERHGSNIWFEWDAKDLLPEGFEHPGSPNGIFRKEKDIMDVWFDSGSSHYAVLKTREELHHPADVYLEGSDQYRGWFNSSLITSVAVLGHAPYRAVLSNGFTVDGEGRKMSKSLGNVISPEEITRQFGADVLRLWVSSVDYTADVKVFMDNFKQVSEVYRKIRNTFRFMLGNLADFDPEKDAVPYERLREVDRYMLVKLNRLIRTIRSCYDNYNFSDIYHEINKFMTVDLSAFYLDFAKDVLYIEEMNSPARRAMQTVIYECLTATVKLLAPILVHTAEEVWGYIPGVKEESVQLTDFPEARTFEDEEKILQKWDRFMKLRDHVLKALELARNEKRIGKSLEAKVSMYVTPEIRQFLDSFQENLGQIFIVSKFEIAGSLEEAPDGVYQTDQLAIAVSKADGETCQRCWMVTTDVGTDEEHPTLCRRCASIVRKHYAHVLQ
- a CDS encoding Gfo/Idh/MocA family protein, yielding MINIGIVGLGGMGTVHYHNYRHIDGCRVVAAVCNTEEGKERAKKFGLTPYSSVEEMAEKERIDCVDVCTPTYLHKQHVMEALKLEKHVIVEKPIALQKKDAEEMYALAEEKNRLLFVGHVLQFTKETEILREAVESGKYGKPLDGYFWRLSATPKWSSESWLFDKEKSGLIPFDLHIHDLDLIISLFGKPQSFTYTSCGREGLPYKEAYRIQYGFDGLHVTAEAAWYNAGIPFRAGWRIYLEDGLIEYDGEKVVLFPPEGEAKVFDLKEDVLIPTGINLPPTGIFYRELSHFIDCMVKGIPSERVSSEQVLAAIEILENFMK
- a CDS encoding cell division protein SepF, which encodes MSIKSKIKSFFSLDEEFLEDELEAEYEQLPAKPPRNERKNVVNLQSVQKTAKLILFEPRMYAEAQHIADHLKNRRAVVVNLQRLDHDQARRVVDFLSGTVYAIGGDIQRIGDHIFICAPENVEISGNVSDYLVHDENLHKGL
- a CDS encoding DivIVA domain-containing protein, whose translation is MPLMPIDIHNKVFSRGFRGYDEDEVNEFLDQVIKDYEMIIREKKELEDKVKQLEERLAHFTHIEETLNKSIIIAQETAEEVKQNAQKEAKLIIREAEKNADRIVNEALSKARKIALEIEELKKQSKVFRNRFKMLIEAQLDMINSEDWDKLMEYDTDATELKSLDEDKEDLYAKG
- a CDS encoding sugar phosphate isomerase/epimerase family protein, whose translation is MHRIIAVNSNTYHGYSLRDAIRGTRDAGFRYIELTATKGWTEHVFPTMSFDELCKIKQELEDYGITPFSMSGHCNLMDRGRLEDFILNIQLAAFFECDYIISSIGEAHLKDRAEIGDDEVAEHIKEIVPYLEKYDLVLGLENHGKHATGKQIMEIVNLVDSPRVVINYDTANVIYYGNVDVLEDMKACVDKIGHIHLKDKAGAHNEWNFPAIGKGTVNFSAIIDLLEKSGNDCPLSIEIEFTTDGAKDLAEVDQAVRDSYRYLKKLGLEF
- a CDS encoding YggT family protein; this translates as MDLIIDIIAKLFTLYFYLLIIYIFMSWVPNARETQLGQMLANICEPYLEPFRRFIPPLGFVDISPIFALIVLQLAMHGLQTIKFWF